In Nocardioides dokdonensis FR1436, the following are encoded in one genomic region:
- a CDS encoding MaoC/PaaZ C-terminal domain-containing protein, with translation MSERTGMPTEQLHFEDVAVGDAIPTLTTTVDQTQMFFFSAATYNGHRIHYDTSWASDREGYDDVLVQGPLQSALLARAVTDWIGGAGRLVSFSAQNRAVAFPGEELSFGGTVTATRLADGRGLVDLEVVGRRGDDVLMPGTATVELPVRAQSSTAAGS, from the coding sequence GTGAGCGAGAGGACGGGCATGCCCACCGAGCAGCTGCACTTCGAGGACGTCGCCGTGGGCGACGCGATCCCCACCCTGACCACGACGGTCGACCAGACCCAGATGTTCTTCTTCAGCGCGGCCACCTACAACGGCCACCGCATCCACTACGACACGTCGTGGGCCAGCGACCGCGAGGGCTACGACGACGTGCTCGTCCAGGGGCCGCTGCAGTCCGCGCTCCTGGCGCGGGCGGTCACCGACTGGATCGGTGGCGCCGGTCGCCTGGTGAGCTTCTCGGCCCAGAACCGGGCCGTCGCCTTCCCCGGCGAGGAGCTCTCCTTCGGGGGCACGGTGACCGCGACCCGCCTGGCCGACGGGCGCGGCCTGGTCGACCTGGAGGTCGTCGGCCGACGCGGCGACGACGTGCTGATGCCCGGCACCGCGACCGTCGAGCTGCCCGTGCGCGCGCAGTCCAGCACCGCGGCGGGCTCCTGA
- a CDS encoding acyl-CoA dehydrogenase family protein — translation MKLIATEQERDLTDALRHVLTTHCTTDVVRRSLEADAGGVPQDLWRALTNADVLGLPFAEEFGGAGGTLDDLAVFAVEAGRALCPSVVLSTLHLGLAVDALGDDMHRKRLLPTICRGEVRGTVAVNSPYDATDVRPRLAAEPVTGPDGPAFEVNGEVDFVGDADQAQQLLLTARVTTYGEPDRLIGLLLDPASAGVAMTPLPASDGDRWQRLRLDRVRVAGADVLAGPTGDGLAADDVRRVALTIRALQCLDMVGGAQAVLERTVDYTTGREQFGRPIASFQAAQHLVADIHIAVQAARLAARSALFWLGRGRLATRETAVAVMHASTAYRRATLDAHQLHGGMGYVLETDLHLWSERARRFGVLGGGPDVAGRWLEKEIGLD, via the coding sequence ATGAAGCTCATCGCCACCGAGCAGGAGCGCGACCTCACCGACGCGCTGCGCCACGTGCTCACCACCCACTGCACCACCGACGTGGTCCGCCGGTCCCTCGAGGCGGACGCCGGGGGCGTCCCGCAGGACCTGTGGCGGGCGCTGACCAACGCCGACGTCCTCGGCCTGCCCTTCGCCGAGGAGTTCGGAGGTGCCGGCGGCACGCTCGACGACCTCGCCGTGTTCGCCGTCGAGGCGGGTCGGGCGCTGTGCCCCAGCGTCGTGCTGAGCACCCTCCACCTCGGCCTCGCGGTCGACGCCCTCGGCGACGACATGCACCGCAAGCGGCTGCTGCCGACGATCTGCCGCGGCGAGGTCCGCGGCACCGTCGCCGTCAACAGCCCCTACGACGCGACGGACGTCCGACCCCGGCTCGCCGCCGAGCCGGTGACCGGCCCCGACGGCCCCGCCTTCGAGGTCAACGGCGAGGTCGACTTCGTGGGCGACGCCGACCAGGCGCAGCAGCTCCTCCTCACCGCGCGCGTCACGACGTACGGCGAGCCGGACCGCCTCATCGGACTGCTCCTCGACCCCGCCAGCGCCGGCGTCGCCATGACGCCGCTGCCGGCGAGCGACGGCGACCGCTGGCAGCGCCTGCGGCTCGACCGGGTGCGGGTGGCCGGCGCCGACGTGCTGGCCGGGCCCACCGGTGACGGGCTCGCCGCCGACGACGTGCGCCGGGTCGCCCTGACGATCCGCGCGCTGCAGTGCCTCGACATGGTCGGCGGTGCGCAGGCCGTCCTCGAGCGCACGGTCGACTACACCACCGGCCGCGAGCAGTTCGGTCGCCCGATCGCGTCGTTCCAGGCCGCCCAGCACCTCGTCGCCGACATCCACATCGCGGTGCAGGCGGCCCGGCTGGCCGCGCGCAGCGCCCTCTTCTGGTTGGGCCGCGGCCGGCTCGCCACCCGCGAGACCGCGGTGGCGGTCATGCACGCCTCGACCGCCTACCGTCGCGCCACGCTCGACGCCCACCAACTGCACGGCGGCATGGGCTACGTCCTGGAGACGGACCTGCACCTGTGGTCGGAGCGCGCCCGCAGGTTCGGTGTCCTCGGAGGCGGGCCCGACGTGGCCGGCCGCTGGCTGGAGAAGGAGATCGGTCTTGACTGA
- a CDS encoding acyl-CoA dehydrogenase family protein produces MDFELDADQRAWREEVRVFLREHVTPQLRAELAASDLEVLDGEVAAFRRAVGEKGWFGLNWPVEFGGLGLGPIRQHLLVSEFEYWGVPGPDLTVTSVAPMIMRHGTEHNKSEFLPPIARGELICAVGYSEPGAGTDLASLRTRAVLEGTMEDGEWVINGSKIWNSGAQRSTHEWLCVRTDPDAPKHKGISVIIVPVDAPGVTIRPLVAWSGYRTNEAFFDNVRVPATNLVGEANKGWRYITGALDLERGALTNAGDLRRAVDDLLDLARRPRRDGVVPASEPAVRRRLAQLDADVEVAKLMGFEAASMLADSIIPSIEVSTEKIFTSELRQRIAEVALDLLGPDGLLGHRTPDAPDDGRFERLYRIAPLMRFGAGANEVLRDVIAQRGHAMPSYGR; encoded by the coding sequence GTGGACTTCGAGCTCGACGCAGACCAGCGCGCCTGGCGTGAGGAGGTCCGCGTCTTCCTCCGCGAGCACGTCACGCCGCAGCTGCGGGCCGAGCTGGCCGCCTCCGACCTGGAGGTCCTCGACGGCGAGGTGGCCGCGTTCCGGCGCGCCGTCGGCGAGAAGGGCTGGTTCGGCCTCAACTGGCCGGTGGAGTTCGGCGGCCTCGGGCTCGGACCGATCCGCCAGCACCTGCTGGTCAGCGAGTTCGAGTACTGGGGCGTCCCCGGGCCGGACCTGACCGTGACCTCGGTGGCGCCGATGATCATGCGCCACGGCACCGAGCACAACAAGAGCGAGTTCCTCCCGCCGATCGCGCGTGGTGAGCTGATCTGCGCGGTGGGCTACTCCGAGCCCGGCGCCGGCACCGACCTCGCCAGCCTCCGCACGCGCGCCGTCCTCGAGGGGACGATGGAGGACGGCGAGTGGGTCATCAACGGCTCCAAGATCTGGAACAGCGGCGCCCAGCGGTCCACCCACGAGTGGCTCTGCGTGCGCACCGACCCCGACGCGCCCAAGCACAAGGGCATCTCGGTCATCATCGTGCCCGTCGACGCCCCCGGCGTGACGATCCGGCCGCTGGTCGCCTGGTCCGGCTACCGCACCAACGAGGCGTTCTTCGACAACGTCCGGGTGCCCGCCACGAACCTCGTCGGCGAGGCCAACAAGGGCTGGCGCTACATCACCGGAGCACTGGACCTCGAGCGCGGGGCCCTGACCAACGCCGGCGACCTGCGCCGAGCGGTCGACGACCTCCTCGACCTGGCGCGCCGCCCGCGCCGCGACGGCGTCGTGCCCGCCAGCGAGCCGGCCGTGCGGCGGCGGCTCGCCCAGCTCGACGCCGACGTCGAGGTGGCCAAGCTGATGGGGTTCGAGGCGGCCTCGATGCTCGCCGACAGCATCATCCCGAGCATCGAGGTGAGCACCGAGAAGATCTTCACCAGCGAGCTGCGCCAGCGCATCGCCGAGGTGGCTCTCGACCTGCTCGGGCCCGACGGCCTCCTGGGTCACCGCACCCCGGACGCTCCTGACGACGGCCGCTTCGAGCGGCTCTACCGGATCGCCCCGCTCATGCGGTTCGGTGCCGGCGCCAACGAGGTGCTGCGCGACGTCATCGCGCAGCGAGGCCACGCGATGCCGTCCTACGGACGCTGA
- a CDS encoding thiolase family protein → MGLRGEAAIVGIAELPAEKKQSGPARSTLDQYAHLAKLVIEDSGLPASAVNGLVTHGIQESEMFAPATLSEYLGIPLDFGERVDLGGATAAGMIWRAAAAVELGICEAVLCVVPGSLMLPRSQRAPATPAHPLWYGASSGKYGSPQAEFEIPYGNVGQNAPYAQIANRYAAEFGYDPRATAKIAVDQRTNALSHPDAVFHGKPLTIDDVLASPVIADPIHMLEVVMRVQGGAAVLVADAALARRSRHRPVRIAGFGEHLAFKTPTYAEDLVRTPIARAADRAFTMAGLDRSDVDMASIYDCYTITVLMSLEDAGFCPKGTGMQWVHDHDLTFRGDFPVNTAGGQLSFGQAGMAGGIHHVVDAARQVMGRAADAQVADCDTAFVTGNGGIMSEQVALLLQGA, encoded by the coding sequence ATGGGGCTGCGGGGCGAGGCCGCGATCGTCGGCATCGCTGAGCTGCCGGCGGAGAAGAAGCAGAGCGGACCGGCCCGGTCCACCCTCGACCAGTACGCGCACCTGGCCAAGCTGGTCATCGAGGACTCCGGGCTGCCGGCCTCGGCGGTCAACGGGCTGGTCACGCACGGCATCCAGGAGTCGGAGATGTTCGCCCCGGCGACCCTGTCGGAGTACCTGGGCATCCCCCTGGACTTCGGTGAGCGGGTCGACCTCGGCGGCGCCACCGCTGCGGGGATGATCTGGCGGGCCGCAGCCGCGGTCGAGCTCGGCATCTGCGAGGCCGTGCTGTGCGTGGTGCCGGGGTCCTTGATGCTGCCGCGCTCCCAGCGCGCACCCGCCACGCCCGCGCACCCGCTCTGGTACGGCGCGTCGAGCGGCAAGTACGGATCGCCCCAGGCCGAGTTCGAGATCCCCTACGGCAACGTGGGGCAGAACGCGCCGTACGCCCAGATCGCCAACCGGTACGCCGCGGAGTTCGGCTACGACCCGCGGGCCACCGCCAAGATCGCGGTGGACCAGCGCACGAACGCCCTCAGCCACCCCGACGCGGTGTTCCACGGCAAGCCCCTGACCATCGACGACGTGCTCGCCAGCCCGGTGATCGCCGACCCGATCCACATGCTCGAGGTGGTGATGCGCGTCCAGGGCGGTGCAGCGGTGCTCGTGGCCGACGCCGCCCTCGCCCGTCGGTCGCGCCACCGCCCGGTGCGGATCGCCGGCTTCGGCGAGCACCTGGCGTTCAAGACCCCGACCTACGCCGAGGACCTGGTCCGCACGCCGATCGCCCGGGCCGCCGACCGAGCCTTCACGATGGCCGGCCTGGACCGGTCCGACGTGGACATGGCCTCGATCTACGACTGCTACACGATCACGGTCCTGATGAGCCTGGAGGACGCCGGCTTCTGTCCCAAGGGCACCGGCATGCAGTGGGTCCACGACCACGACCTGACCTTCCGCGGCGACTTCCCGGTGAACACCGCGGGGGGCCAGCTGTCCTTCGGCCAGGCCGGCATGGCCGGCGGCATACACCACGTGGTGGACGCCGCCCGGCAGGTCATGGGCCGCGCCGCGGACGCCCAGGTCGCCGACTGCGACACCGCCTTCGTCACCGGTAACGGCGGCATCATGAGCGAGCAGGTCGCCCTCCTGCTCCAGGGAGCCTGA
- a CDS encoding CaiB/BaiF CoA transferase family protein: MTDQVLSGVRVLDLSRWVAGEYAAKLFGDFGADVVKVERPGEGSLTRAWGPFPDDVPDPERSALFLHLNTNKRSVALDLRDDADREVLLDLVRSAHAVVESFRPGHLEELGLGPDVLRELNPSLVLTRISAFGQSGPYRDREATGLVLQGAGGPMHATGQADRAPLRKPGLLEHYTVGRTAAQATMAGLLRARRTGRGATIDVSGQEVLLAGADRRASYLLSASYSGIIAPRGARSPHRHGATFTGPFRAADGFVMVYVTNQAFWNRFVHLIAADDPAFRERFLDRQTVVGEDREDFMAHVTAWIAARPKIEVMEAAEGARIPVTAYLAVSEVMAHPHFRERGAFEVGDHPAAGRLEYAGAPWRMERGYALRSTAPLLDQHGADVRAELSTAQHDTTEVTA, encoded by the coding sequence TTGACTGACCAGGTGCTGTCCGGGGTCCGGGTCCTCGACCTGTCCCGCTGGGTCGCCGGCGAGTACGCCGCCAAGCTCTTCGGTGACTTCGGCGCCGACGTGGTGAAGGTGGAGCGTCCCGGCGAGGGGAGCCTGACCCGGGCCTGGGGTCCCTTCCCGGACGACGTGCCGGACCCGGAGCGCAGTGCGCTCTTCCTGCACCTCAACACCAACAAGCGCTCGGTCGCGCTCGACCTGCGCGACGACGCCGACCGCGAGGTGCTGCTCGACCTGGTCCGCAGCGCGCACGCCGTGGTCGAGTCCTTCCGCCCCGGTCACCTCGAGGAGCTCGGGCTCGGCCCGGACGTGCTGCGCGAGCTCAACCCGAGCCTGGTGCTCACCCGGATCAGCGCGTTCGGGCAGAGCGGCCCCTACCGCGACCGCGAGGCCACCGGGCTGGTGCTGCAGGGCGCCGGCGGCCCGATGCACGCCACCGGTCAGGCCGACCGGGCTCCGCTGCGCAAGCCGGGCCTGCTCGAGCACTACACCGTCGGACGCACCGCCGCCCAGGCCACGATGGCCGGGCTGCTGCGTGCCCGACGCACCGGTCGAGGCGCCACCATCGACGTCTCGGGCCAAGAGGTCCTGCTCGCGGGCGCCGACCGCCGGGCGTCGTACCTGCTCTCGGCGTCGTACTCCGGCATCATCGCGCCGCGCGGGGCCCGCAGCCCGCACCGCCACGGAGCCACGTTCACCGGCCCCTTCCGCGCCGCCGACGGCTTCGTCATGGTCTACGTCACCAACCAGGCCTTCTGGAACCGCTTCGTGCATCTGATCGCGGCCGACGACCCGGCGTTCCGGGAGCGCTTCCTGGACCGGCAGACCGTGGTCGGTGAGGACCGCGAGGACTTCATGGCCCACGTCACGGCCTGGATCGCGGCGCGACCGAAGATCGAGGTGATGGAGGCGGCCGAGGGGGCACGGATCCCGGTCACCGCCTACCTCGCGGTCTCCGAGGTCATGGCGCACCCGCACTTCCGGGAGCGCGGCGCGTTCGAGGTGGGCGACCACCCCGCCGCCGGCCGGCTGGAGTACGCCGGGGCGCCGTGGCGGATGGAGCGCGGCTACGCGCTGCGCAGCACCGCCCCGCTGCTCGACCAGCACGGCGCCGACGTGCGCGCCGAGCTCTCCACCGCCCAGCACGACACCACGGAGGTGACGGCATGA
- a CDS encoding GNAT family N-acetyltransferase, with amino-acid sequence MRLRHENVAVRPMKVSDAEDWRRARQQNAAWLVPWDATVPPGGDPRPTTFRALVWRMRRQARRGTTYPFVVEVDGEFAGQVTLNNVVGGSAQFASVGYWIDRRFAGRGVMPLAVAMVIDHAFAELGLHRVEIAIRPENSNSLRVVEKLGAHEVGYAPRYLHIDGAWRDHRLYAITVEDVPPGGLVALVLG; translated from the coding sequence GTGCGGCTGCGGCACGAGAACGTGGCGGTGCGCCCGATGAAGGTCTCCGACGCCGAGGACTGGCGCCGGGCCCGGCAGCAGAACGCCGCGTGGCTGGTGCCGTGGGACGCGACAGTCCCGCCCGGTGGCGACCCGCGGCCCACGACCTTCCGCGCGCTGGTGTGGCGGATGCGTCGCCAGGCCCGGCGGGGCACGACGTACCCCTTCGTGGTCGAGGTCGACGGGGAGTTCGCCGGGCAGGTGACGCTCAACAACGTGGTCGGCGGGTCGGCGCAGTTCGCGTCGGTCGGCTACTGGATCGACCGGCGCTTCGCCGGGCGCGGGGTGATGCCGCTGGCGGTGGCGATGGTGATCGACCACGCGTTCGCCGAGCTCGGGCTGCACCGCGTCGAGATCGCGATCCGGCCCGAGAACTCCAACTCCCTGCGCGTGGTGGAGAAGCTCGGCGCCCACGAGGTCGGCTACGCCCCGCGCTACCTGCACATCGACGGCGCCTGGCGCGACCACCGGCTCTACGCGATCACCGTCGAGGACGTGCCCCCCGGGGGGCTCGTGGCGCTGGTCCTGGGCTGA
- a CDS encoding CaiB/BaiF CoA transferase family protein, which yields MTGDLGPTDSDLPLAGIRVIDLTVVWSGPGATALLGDMGAEVIRVEGNNRVSRQVSATVTKESFEKTGYHGGTYPDKDPGARPYDRSALFNWHARNKLAACMNLDAPEGHQAFLDLVAVSDVLVENNSAGVLEKLGIPHERLLEINPRLVVARMPPLGLSGPISDYLGYGPNFNSLVGIAAMDGYEGEEPDSAGENYHMDEAAPAGLAFAVSAALWDREETGVGGLIEFAQAETVMAEVGEFFLDHQVNHRDPVVLGNTDPWMVQDVLQVLGEDRWVAVSIRDDRDWAALHTVDGLGGAPGLPAPDADGATRREHSAAIREVLADWCRDRTADDVVSTLQALGIPAGEVLDERQVLDDPHLAERGWWQERSHPSVGTHRYPGHPWRSADVELAHGRPLPGFGEDNEHVYLGVLGYDRETYDDLVARGLVTDHQLA from the coding sequence ATGACCGGCGACCTGGGTCCCACCGACTCCGACCTGCCGCTGGCCGGCATCCGGGTCATCGACCTGACCGTCGTGTGGTCCGGTCCCGGAGCCACCGCGCTGCTGGGCGACATGGGCGCGGAGGTGATCCGGGTCGAGGGCAACAACCGGGTCAGCCGCCAGGTGTCGGCCACGGTGACGAAGGAGTCCTTCGAGAAGACCGGCTACCACGGCGGCACCTACCCCGACAAGGACCCGGGAGCCCGCCCGTACGACCGCTCCGCGCTGTTCAACTGGCACGCCCGCAACAAGCTCGCCGCGTGCATGAACCTGGACGCCCCGGAGGGCCACCAGGCCTTCCTGGACCTGGTCGCGGTCAGCGACGTGCTGGTGGAGAACAACTCCGCCGGCGTGCTGGAGAAGCTCGGCATCCCCCACGAGCGCCTGCTCGAGATCAACCCGCGCCTGGTGGTGGCCCGGATGCCGCCGCTCGGGCTGAGCGGCCCGATCAGCGACTACCTCGGTTACGGCCCGAACTTCAACAGCCTGGTCGGCATCGCCGCGATGGACGGCTACGAGGGCGAGGAGCCGGACTCCGCCGGCGAGAACTACCACATGGACGAGGCCGCTCCCGCCGGCCTCGCCTTCGCGGTGTCCGCCGCCCTGTGGGACCGCGAGGAGACCGGCGTCGGTGGGCTCATCGAGTTCGCCCAGGCCGAGACCGTGATGGCCGAGGTGGGGGAGTTCTTCCTCGACCACCAGGTCAACCACCGCGACCCTGTCGTGCTCGGCAACACCGACCCGTGGATGGTCCAGGACGTCCTGCAGGTGCTCGGCGAGGACCGCTGGGTCGCCGTGAGCATCCGCGACGACCGGGACTGGGCGGCGCTGCACACCGTCGACGGTCTCGGCGGTGCCCCCGGCCTGCCGGCGCCGGACGCCGACGGCGCGACCCGCCGCGAGCACAGCGCGGCGATCCGGGAGGTGCTGGCCGACTGGTGCCGGGACCGGACGGCCGACGACGTGGTCTCCACCCTGCAGGCCCTCGGCATCCCGGCGGGCGAGGTGCTGGACGAGCGCCAGGTGCTCGACGACCCGCACCTGGCCGAGCGCGGCTGGTGGCAGGAGCGCAGCCACCCGTCCGTGGGCACCCACCGCTACCCCGGCCACCCCTGGCGCAGCGCCGACGTCGAGCTGGCCCACGGACGCCCCCTGCCGGGCTTCGGCGAGGACAACGAGCACGTCTACCTGGGCGTCCTGGGCTACGACCGGGAGACCTACGACGACCTCGTCGCCCGTGGCCTGGTCACCGACCACCAGCTGGCATGA
- a CDS encoding N-acyl-D-amino-acid deacylase family protein, whose amino-acid sequence MSEFDLIVRGGTVVDGTGEAARTADVAVRDGVVAEVGRVSGSATREVDADGAVVAPGFVDVHTHYDGQATWDSYLQPSSWHGVTTVVMGNCGVGFAPVVPEDHDRLIELMEGVEDIPGVALAEGLSWAWRSFPEYLDALEERAHDMDFAAQVPHAALRVRSMGERAAAHTLATDEEISMMATLAVEAIEAGAVGFSTSRTLNHKSISGELTPSYAAGRDELRAIAAAIGRTGKGVLQLVTDWDDESIETDFDLIRSMVEASGRPMSFSLAQSLSAPDRFRSALRFLEEANGQGHRLRGQVAARGIGLLMGLECTLNPFKANPAYQRISHLPVAEQARLMAEPALRREILEHGIIKAPHLIGGGFLDRVEVMFELTDPPSYEPDPEDTIARRAARAGVPVAELIYDVLVSDGGRGMFYQPFTNYVDGSLDGALELLSHDFTIPGLSDGGAHVGTICDASFSTTLLQHWVRDRERGRLPLEFVVQRQARATAEAVGFLDRGLLVPGYKADLNVIDLEGLRLHKPEIHHDLPAGGRRLLQRADGYRHTFVSGVETYVDGEATGELPGRLVRGGQADPRR is encoded by the coding sequence ATGAGCGAGTTCGACCTGATCGTGCGCGGCGGCACCGTGGTGGACGGCACCGGGGAAGCGGCCCGCACCGCCGACGTGGCCGTGCGCGACGGCGTCGTCGCGGAGGTGGGCCGGGTGTCCGGCTCGGCGACGCGCGAGGTGGACGCGGACGGCGCGGTCGTCGCGCCGGGTTTCGTGGACGTGCACACCCACTACGACGGGCAGGCCACCTGGGACTCCTACCTGCAGCCCTCGTCCTGGCACGGGGTCACCACGGTCGTGATGGGCAACTGCGGCGTGGGCTTCGCCCCCGTGGTGCCCGAGGACCACGACCGGCTGATCGAGCTGATGGAGGGCGTGGAGGACATCCCGGGCGTCGCGCTGGCCGAGGGGCTGTCCTGGGCGTGGCGCTCGTTCCCGGAGTACCTGGACGCGCTCGAGGAGCGCGCCCACGACATGGACTTCGCGGCCCAGGTGCCGCACGCGGCACTGCGGGTGCGCTCGATGGGCGAGCGGGCCGCGGCGCACACGCTGGCCACCGACGAGGAGATCTCGATGATGGCCACGCTGGCCGTGGAGGCCATCGAGGCCGGTGCGGTCGGCTTCAGCACCTCCCGGACGCTGAACCACAAGTCGATCTCGGGCGAGCTGACGCCGTCGTACGCCGCGGGGCGCGACGAGCTGCGCGCCATCGCCGCGGCGATCGGGCGGACCGGTAAGGGTGTCCTGCAGCTGGTGACCGACTGGGACGACGAGTCGATCGAGACCGACTTCGACCTGATCCGCTCGATGGTGGAGGCCTCCGGCCGGCCGATGTCCTTCTCGCTGGCCCAGAGCCTGTCGGCGCCGGACCGGTTCCGCTCGGCGCTGCGCTTCCTGGAGGAGGCCAACGGCCAGGGGCACCGCTTGCGCGGCCAGGTGGCGGCGCGCGGCATCGGGCTGCTGATGGGGCTGGAGTGCACCCTCAACCCCTTCAAGGCCAACCCCGCCTACCAGCGGATCTCGCACCTGCCCGTCGCCGAGCAGGCCCGGCTGATGGCTGAGCCGGCACTGCGCCGCGAGATCCTCGAGCACGGCATCATCAAGGCCCCGCACCTGATCGGGGGAGGGTTCCTGGACCGGGTGGAGGTCATGTTCGAGCTGACCGACCCGCCGAGCTACGAGCCCGACCCCGAAGACACGATCGCCCGGCGGGCCGCCCGTGCAGGGGTGCCCGTCGCGGAGCTGATCTACGACGTCCTCGTCTCGGACGGGGGCCGCGGGATGTTCTACCAGCCGTTCACGAACTACGTCGACGGCTCCCTCGACGGTGCGTTGGAGCTGCTGAGCCACGACTTCACCATCCCCGGGCTCTCGGACGGTGGCGCCCACGTCGGCACGATCTGCGACGCGAGCTTCTCCACCACGCTGCTCCAGCACTGGGTGCGCGACCGGGAGCGGGGCCGGCTGCCGCTGGAGTTCGTCGTGCAGCGCCAGGCCAGGGCCACGGCGGAGGCGGTCGGCTTCCTCGACCGTGGCCTGCTGGTGCCCGGCTACAAGGCGGACCTCAACGTGATCGACCTGGAGGGCCTGCGCCTGCACAAGCCCGAGATCCACCACGACCTGCCTGCCGGCGGTCGACGGCTGCTGCAGCGCGCCGACGGCTATCGGCACACCTTCGTCTCCGGTGTGGAGACCTACGTCGACGGCGAGGCCACCGGTGAGCTGCCGGGTCGGTTGGTGCGCGGGGGGCAGGCCGACCCACGCCGCTGA
- a CDS encoding Zn-ribbon domain-containing OB-fold protein, producing MSQQPIESKPVPEATPVSQPYWDALREHRIEIQYSPSLGRHVFYPRLLAPGTLADDLEWREISGEGTLYTFTVAERPTAPPWADAVPQLLAVVEWDEGPRVSTELVDVERGDIRIGMRVSPVFHDDAESQMTLLHYRPSTDR from the coding sequence ATGAGTCAGCAACCGATCGAGTCCAAGCCGGTCCCCGAGGCGACGCCCGTCTCCCAGCCCTACTGGGACGCCCTGCGCGAGCACCGGATCGAGATCCAGTACTCGCCGTCGCTGGGCCGGCACGTCTTCTACCCGCGCCTGCTCGCCCCCGGGACCCTGGCCGACGACCTGGAGTGGCGGGAGATCTCTGGGGAGGGCACCCTCTACACGTTCACCGTCGCGGAGCGGCCGACCGCACCGCCGTGGGCGGACGCGGTCCCGCAGCTGCTGGCTGTCGTCGAGTGGGACGAGGGGCCGCGCGTGAGCACCGAGCTCGTCGACGTCGAACGGGGCGACATCCGGATCGGGATGCGGGTCAGCCCGGTCTTCCACGACGACGCGGAGTCCCAGATGACGCTGCTCCACTACCGACCCAGCACGGATCGGTAG
- a CDS encoding FAS1-like dehydratase domain-containing protein yields the protein MTVESLIPAEVQERVGTVAAVAVGEVYRRDWQRWAVSVEDHNPLWFDAEVARAHGYDDVVAPPLYVQYAVLGVTPLDGLRADGSSGAVSGSLAFPDAPRRMAGGESTTFHRPCYHGDEITMERRIESIVQKQGRSGPFVLVTWRTTYTNQRDELVAEATTSMIARP from the coding sequence ATGACCGTCGAGTCCCTGATCCCCGCCGAGGTGCAAGAACGCGTCGGCACCGTCGCGGCCGTCGCGGTCGGCGAGGTGTACCGCCGCGACTGGCAGCGCTGGGCGGTCTCGGTCGAGGACCACAACCCGCTCTGGTTCGACGCCGAGGTGGCGCGCGCCCACGGCTACGACGACGTGGTCGCACCGCCGCTCTACGTGCAGTACGCCGTGCTCGGGGTGACCCCGCTGGACGGGCTGCGCGCGGACGGCTCCTCCGGCGCGGTCTCGGGGAGCCTGGCGTTCCCCGACGCCCCGCGACGGATGGCCGGCGGGGAGAGCACCACCTTCCACCGCCCCTGCTACCACGGTGACGAGATCACCATGGAGCGCCGCATCGAGTCCATCGTGCAGAAGCAGGGCCGGTCCGGGCCGTTCGTGCTGGTCACCTGGCGCACGACGTACACCAACCAGCGCGACGAGCTGGTGGCCGAGGCCACCACCTCGATGATCGCGCGGCCGTGA
- a CDS encoding MogA/MoaB family molybdenum cofactor biosynthesis protein encodes MSTGAADAGGLPATVVVASNRAAAGVYDDTTGPLIVTALEELGFTVGDPVVVPDGDPVRDAIAAAVAAGARLVLTTGGTGLTPTDRTPEATRALLEREVPGIAEAIRAHGLAKGVPTALLSRGLAGVVGACLVVNLPGSRGGVKDGLEVLRPVLVHAVEQVVGSDH; translated from the coding sequence GTGAGCACCGGGGCCGCCGACGCGGGCGGGCTGCCCGCCACCGTCGTCGTCGCCTCCAACCGGGCCGCCGCCGGCGTGTACGACGACACCACCGGGCCGCTGATCGTCACGGCCCTCGAGGAGCTGGGCTTCACCGTCGGCGACCCGGTCGTGGTGCCCGACGGCGACCCGGTGCGCGACGCGATCGCGGCTGCCGTCGCTGCGGGCGCACGCCTGGTGCTCACCACCGGAGGGACCGGGCTGACCCCCACGGACCGCACGCCGGAGGCCACCCGAGCCCTGCTGGAGCGCGAGGTGCCGGGCATCGCCGAGGCGATCCGCGCCCACGGCCTGGCCAAGGGCGTGCCGACCGCGCTGCTGTCGCGCGGGCTCGCCGGCGTCGTCGGTGCCTGCCTCGTGGTCAACCTGCCCGGCTCGCGGGGCGGGGTGAAGGACGGCCTGGAGGTGCTGCGCCCGGTGCTGGTGCACGCCGTGGAGCAGGTCGTCGGGAGCGACCATTGA